AGGGCGGGCTGTACCACCCGACCTTCCTGTACGAGTCGCTGTGGTGCGTCGGTGTCGCCCTGCTGGTGATCTGGGCGGACCGCCGGTTCACGCTGGGCCACGGCCGGGCCTTCGCCCTGTACGTCGCGGCGTACTGCTCGGGACGCGCGTGGATCGAGTACATGCGCGTGGACGACGCCCACCACATCCTGGGGCTGCGGCTCAACGTGTGGACGGCGACCCTGGTGTTCCTGCTGGCCGTGACGTACATCGTGCTGTCGGCGCGCAAGCGGCCGGGCCGGGAGGCGGTCGTGGAGCCCGCGGCGGCGAAGGCGGCCGCGGGGAAGGACACCGCCGAGAACGGCGGGACGGCGGATTCCGCCGACTCGGGCGCCGCGAAGGCGGACACGGACAAGACCGACGACGAGACCGACGACAAGACGGACGCTGGGGCAAAGGCGCCGCAGAAGTCGTAGAGCCGCCCGCGCGCGGGGAGCGGCCGCCGGGACCTTCGGGGTCCGGGCGGCCGCTCCGCCGTTCTCAGAACGCGTCGATCTCCGCGCGGTACGGCATCGAGGACGACGCCCCGGCCCGCCCCACCGACAGGGCGGCCGCCGCCGACGCCCACGCCAGCGCGTCCGGCACGGCCCTGCCCTCCCCGAGGGCCACCGCCAGCGCCCCCGTGAAGGTGTCCCCGGCCGCCGTCGTGTCCACCGCCCGCACCCGCCGGGCCGGCACGGTCACCGGGCGGGCGCCCCGCGCCACGTACAGGGAGCCGGCCGCGCCCAGCGTCACGACCACCTCCGGCACGTCCCGCAGCAGCTCCTCGGCGGCGGCGCGCGGGTCGGCGACGCCCGCCAGGCCGCTCGCCTCGTGCTCGTTGGGCACCAGCACGTCGATCAGGGCGAGCAGCTCGTGCGGCAGCGGCTGCGCGGGGGAGGGCGTCAGCACCGTGCGGACGCCGTGGCGGCGAGCGGCCTCCGCCCCGGCCAGGACCGCGTCGAGCGGCAGCTCCAGCTGGAGCAGCAGCGCGTCCGACGCCGCGATGCGCGCCTCGTCCTCCGGGGTGACGCCGGTGACCGAGGCGTTGGCGCCGGGTACGACGACGATGGCGTTGGCACCGTCGTCGTCCACCACGATGTGGGCGGTGCCGGACGGGCCGTCGGCCGTGCGCACGAGACTCGTGTCGACGCCGGAGTCCGCGAGGGCGGCGC
This genomic window from Streptomyces thermolilacinus SPC6 contains:
- the rbsK gene encoding ribokinase, whose amino-acid sequence is MTRTRTPPRITVLGSTNMDLVAYVPRAPRLGETVTGHDFRTVPGGKGANQAVAAARAGAHVSMIGAVGSDDFGPRLRAALADSGVDTSLVRTADGPSGTAHIVVDDDGANAIVVVPGANASVTGVTPEDEARIAASDALLLQLELPLDAVLAGAEAARRHGVRTVLTPSPAQPLPHELLALIDVLVPNEHEASGLAGVADPRAAAEELLRDVPEVVVTLGAAGSLYVARGARPVTVPARRVRAVDTTAAGDTFTGALAVALGEGRAVPDALAWASAAAALSVGRAGASSSMPYRAEIDAF